In Paludisphaera rhizosphaerae, a genomic segment contains:
- a CDS encoding DUF1559 family PulG-like putative transporter: MPESKRAGFTLIELLVVIAIIAVLIALLLPAVQAAREAARRAQCVNNLKQIGLAMHNYESVNGSLPPGQLLGAGNYDLAAQVYLLNYLEGGTVYNTINFMFQPAATAGAGAAANTTAFRTKINTFLCPSDMDRLTSATGHLNYVACSGSAANSNNTKGPFSGPFLGPASSALTASQVVKFGDIVDGLSNTAAFSEKVMGIGTVNTFDLLKPSSTIYLVTTPANQAIPNELNTLCQGIVPSATAPLAAGIYYSNNSYGVGGCWHLGIMSFTRYTHVMPPNSASCDFTTSGGGLNIKGAHTASSRHSGGVNMGLCDGSVRFIKSSIGLAPYWALGTVANGEILSSDQL, encoded by the coding sequence ATGCCCGAATCGAAACGCGCCGGGTTCACTTTGATCGAATTGCTCGTGGTGATCGCCATCATCGCCGTCCTCATCGCCCTGCTGTTGCCCGCCGTCCAGGCGGCGCGGGAGGCGGCTCGCCGCGCCCAGTGCGTGAACAACCTGAAGCAGATCGGCCTGGCGATGCACAACTACGAGAGCGTCAACGGCAGCCTCCCGCCGGGCCAGTTGCTTGGGGCCGGCAACTACGACCTCGCCGCTCAGGTCTACCTGTTGAACTACCTGGAAGGCGGAACGGTCTACAACACGATCAATTTCATGTTCCAGCCGGCGGCGACCGCCGGCGCAGGGGCAGCGGCGAATACAACCGCCTTTCGGACCAAGATCAACACGTTCCTCTGTCCCTCCGACATGGACAGGCTCACCAGCGCGACGGGACATCTGAACTACGTGGCTTGCAGCGGGTCGGCGGCGAATTCGAACAACACCAAGGGCCCGTTCTCCGGTCCGTTCCTGGGCCCCGCGTCGAGCGCCTTGACGGCCTCACAGGTCGTCAAGTTCGGCGACATCGTCGACGGTCTGAGCAACACGGCGGCCTTCAGCGAGAAGGTCATGGGGATCGGCACCGTCAACACGTTCGACCTGCTGAAGCCTTCCTCCACGATCTACCTCGTGACCACGCCGGCGAACCAGGCGATCCCGAACGAGTTGAATACGCTGTGCCAGGGGATCGTCCCCTCGGCGACCGCCCCGCTGGCTGCGGGGATCTATTACTCAAACAACTCGTACGGGGTGGGAGGCTGCTGGCACCTGGGTATCATGAGCTTCACCCGATACACCCACGTCATGCCGCCGAACTCCGCGAGTTGCGACTTCACAACGTCCGGCGGCGGCCTGAACATCAAGGGCGCCCACACAGCGTCCAGTCGGCACTCAGGGGGCGTCAACATGGGTCTCTGCGACGGCTCGGTCCGTTTCATCAAGTCGAGCATCGGCCTGGCGCCCTACTGGGCGCTCGGCACGGTTGCCAACGGCGAGATCCTCTCGTCCGACCAACTCTAA
- a CDS encoding YaiI/YqxD family protein, with amino-acid sequence MAVYVDADACPVKDEVYRVARRHGIRVFVVANSGMFTPREEAIEMVVVRGGFDAADDWIATRIAPGDVVVTADIPLADRCLKAGARAISPRGDAFSEDSIGEALATRALLDMLRQSGEIVGGPSAFSKTDRSRFLSKLDEVLHAIQRRGS; translated from the coding sequence ATGGCCGTGTATGTGGACGCCGACGCCTGCCCCGTGAAAGATGAGGTCTATCGGGTGGCGCGCCGGCATGGGATCCGGGTGTTCGTCGTGGCGAACTCGGGCATGTTCACACCCCGCGAGGAGGCGATCGAGATGGTCGTCGTTCGAGGCGGTTTCGACGCCGCTGACGACTGGATCGCGACTCGCATCGCTCCGGGCGACGTCGTCGTCACGGCTGACATCCCGTTGGCGGATCGTTGCCTCAAGGCGGGAGCCCGGGCGATCAGCCCCCGAGGTGACGCGTTCTCCGAAGACTCGATCGGCGAGGCGTTGGCCACCCGCGCCTTGCTCGACATGCTCAGGCAGTCGGGCGAGATCGTCGGGGGACCGTCCGCGTTCTCCAAGACGGATCGGTCACGCTTCCTCTCGAAACTCGACGAGGTCCTCCACGCCATCCAGAGGCGCGGCTCGTAG